Proteins from a genomic interval of Williamwhitmania taraxaci:
- the rpmG gene encoding 50S ribosomal protein L33, producing MAKKGNRVQVILECTEHKESGMPGTSRYITTKNKKNTPDRIERKKYNSILKKVTLHREIK from the coding sequence ATGGCAAAGAAAGGTAATCGCGTTCAGGTCATATTAGAATGCACCGAACATAAGGAAAGTGGAATGCCCGGGACTTCGAGGTACATTACCACTAAGAACAAAAAGAATACTCCTGATAGAATTGAGCGTAAGAAATATAACTCAATTCTTAAAAAAGTAACTCTCCACAGGGAAATTAAATAA
- a CDS encoding competence/damage-inducible protein A: MVAEIITIGDEILIGQTVDTNSNYIASQLSSVGIIVRQITAVSDDPYHIKAALVNAEQAADVIIMTGGLGPTKDDLTIKTLSDFFGMPLELNNEVLNHVESLLSARGVVMNDLNRNQALVPTGAIVLPNKIGTASGLLFERGARRFFSLPGVPFEMKHLMKEQVMPLLMLQLNDVVVVHRTVMTIGLPESTLAEMLTEWEDNLPVHIKLAYLPSPTSLKLRLSARGNSSELLESEIQHQITKLQQIIPDNIFSLVDEPIEVVVGNILSNNKLTLSVAESCTGGNIAHMVTSVEGSSRYFMGGVIAYSNTAKVKLIGVDSGTIETYGAVSGEVVSEMAKGCRLLFNTDYAIAISGIAGPGGGTDEKPVGTIWIAIAGPEGVVAERHRFGDNRERNIIRASSRALNILRLELLKKK; this comes from the coding sequence ATGGTTGCAGAAATAATTACAATTGGTGATGAGATCTTAATAGGTCAAACCGTAGATACCAATTCAAACTACATTGCGTCACAACTTAGCTCTGTGGGGATTATTGTACGCCAGATTACTGCGGTTTCGGATGATCCTTACCATATAAAGGCGGCGCTAGTTAATGCAGAACAAGCGGCTGATGTCATAATAATGACTGGAGGATTAGGTCCAACCAAAGATGATTTAACAATCAAAACACTTTCCGATTTCTTTGGAATGCCGTTAGAACTGAATAATGAGGTTCTAAATCATGTTGAGTCTTTGCTCTCTGCACGTGGGGTCGTTATGAACGATTTAAATCGAAATCAGGCTTTAGTACCGACAGGAGCAATCGTTCTTCCAAATAAGATTGGAACAGCGTCAGGATTGCTTTTTGAGAGAGGAGCAAGACGATTCTTTTCATTGCCTGGTGTTCCTTTCGAGATGAAGCATCTCATGAAGGAGCAGGTAATGCCGTTATTGATGCTACAATTAAATGACGTTGTGGTCGTGCATCGTACGGTAATGACTATAGGCTTACCGGAATCTACCCTTGCAGAAATGCTTACGGAATGGGAAGATAACCTGCCAGTTCATATTAAATTGGCTTACCTTCCTAGTCCAACATCCCTGAAATTACGTCTTTCTGCCCGAGGAAATAGTAGCGAATTGCTAGAATCTGAGATTCAGCATCAAATTACTAAGTTGCAGCAAATCATACCTGATAATATTTTTTCATTAGTTGATGAACCGATAGAGGTAGTTGTTGGTAATATATTGTCAAACAATAAATTAACATTGTCGGTTGCAGAAAGTTGTACGGGTGGGAATATTGCTCATATGGTTACTTCGGTTGAAGGTAGCAGCAGGTATTTTATGGGCGGTGTTATTGCCTATTCTAACACAGCTAAGGTAAAGTTGATTGGAGTAGATTCTGGTACAATTGAGACCTACGGAGCGGTAAGCGGGGAAGTGGTGTCGGAAATGGCTAAAGGTTGTAGATTGCTTTTTAATACCGATTATGCCATTGCTATCTCCGGAATTGCTGGGCCGGGAGGTGGAACCGACGAAAAGCCAGTTGGCACTATTTGGATTGCTATAGCTGGTCCTGAGGGAGTTGTTGCTGAAAGGCATCGTTTTGGAGATAATCGTGAACGAAATATTATTCGTGCATCTTCTCGTGCCCTAAACATTCTCCGACTCGAACTATTGAAAAAAAAGTAA
- a CDS encoding cache domain-containing protein, which translates to MRIKLKIRTKLLLSILTVTAIVYTASMGYMSAKLQNLALKDAKEIADAYARENANLTKANLNVDMNMTRGLAHSLSKIKDIPKNQQVESIKRALEGVAVENPEFLSVWVNFEISTFDSTYKKDYGRQRYTFWWENNALRYKEEILNLDGDNVTGAYFLMKQSKEETVLNPYWFTYLEGGKPILESSVCVPLIENNRFLGVFGLDLSLERFQPIVESIKPFENSFAYLVSNDGAIVAHPNRELVGKKIKEVMPLLDSLNNISEQIKTGKAFNYSTLDSSLASTVYVSYAPIFIGKSKTPWSIAIVAPLKVLVKEADIAFRNSLMIGVFGFLLLMGVLWVLAYNITHPLVRTISVIRSLAKGEFDTNNLLEANTGDEIEDISTSVNTLIQGLGKTTEFAKEIGVGNLEVNYQSLGRNDMLGKALLEMQKSLVHSKNQEEVRRQEDEKHSWATRGLAMFAEILRQNNNNLEELSYQVISNLVKYSNCNLGGLFLKNEDNASDKYLELKSCYAYDKRKFLEKRVEISEGLVGRCAQESETIYLTEIPEGYITIASGLGEKSPTCLLLVPLTLNDDVFGVIEIASLEIIEDYVVEFIEKIGETIAATLSNVKINIRTVELLEASRQQSEELASQEEEMRQNMEELQATQEEAARKTGEMESLINALNASSYVVEYSLDGRITSVNDAFVAVLNKPREAVIGEHHSANIVLDAKQKKEYDKFWNDLRRGVIKKETTKLKVNNETYTFLETYTPIYDENRKIYKILKIAHNITDFTHK; encoded by the coding sequence ATGAGAATCAAGCTAAAAATTAGAACAAAGCTTTTGCTCTCTATTCTCACGGTTACTGCAATCGTATATACCGCCTCCATGGGGTACATGAGCGCCAAGTTACAAAACCTTGCCCTCAAGGATGCGAAGGAAATTGCGGATGCCTATGCTCGTGAAAATGCAAATCTGACTAAGGCTAACCTCAATGTCGATATGAACATGACCCGAGGCCTAGCGCATTCCCTTTCCAAAATCAAAGACATCCCCAAGAACCAGCAGGTTGAAAGCATTAAGCGTGCCCTCGAAGGAGTAGCGGTTGAAAATCCAGAATTTCTCTCGGTATGGGTTAACTTTGAGATTAGCACCTTTGATTCCACTTATAAAAAGGATTATGGACGCCAACGCTATACCTTCTGGTGGGAAAATAATGCACTTCGGTATAAGGAAGAAATATTAAATTTGGATGGAGATAATGTAACTGGAGCTTACTTCTTAATGAAGCAATCTAAAGAGGAAACAGTTCTTAATCCCTATTGGTTTACCTATTTAGAAGGAGGAAAACCTATCTTAGAATCCTCTGTTTGTGTGCCACTGATTGAAAATAATAGATTTTTGGGAGTTTTTGGATTGGATCTCTCCCTTGAACGATTCCAGCCAATTGTAGAAAGCATAAAACCTTTTGAAAACAGCTTCGCTTACTTAGTATCGAACGATGGAGCAATTGTAGCGCATCCAAACCGAGAATTAGTTGGAAAGAAGATCAAGGAAGTAATGCCTTTACTGGATAGCCTGAATAATATCTCAGAACAGATTAAAACAGGAAAAGCCTTCAACTATTCAACCCTCGATTCCTCACTTGCCTCGACTGTTTATGTCTCCTATGCACCAATATTTATTGGGAAATCGAAAACACCATGGTCTATCGCTATAGTTGCACCCCTGAAAGTTCTTGTTAAAGAGGCAGATATCGCTTTTCGAAATAGCCTAATGATTGGAGTGTTTGGATTCCTTCTCTTGATGGGAGTTTTGTGGGTATTGGCCTATAACATTACCCATCCCCTTGTAAGGACCATAAGCGTAATCAGAAGTTTAGCAAAAGGGGAATTTGATACAAACAACCTACTAGAAGCCAATACCGGTGATGAGATTGAGGATATAAGCACATCTGTAAACACCTTAATACAGGGTCTAGGGAAAACTACAGAGTTTGCAAAGGAGATTGGCGTGGGAAATCTTGAGGTCAACTACCAAAGTTTGGGTAGAAACGATATGCTTGGTAAGGCACTACTAGAGATGCAGAAGAGTTTAGTCCATTCAAAAAACCAAGAAGAAGTGAGGCGGCAGGAAGATGAAAAGCATAGTTGGGCCACAAGAGGGCTCGCAATGTTCGCCGAAATCCTTCGACAAAATAACAACAACCTAGAGGAATTATCCTATCAAGTAATATCCAACCTAGTTAAGTATAGCAACTGCAATTTGGGTGGCTTATTTCTAAAGAATGAAGATAACGCCTCCGATAAGTACTTAGAACTAAAATCTTGCTACGCATACGATAAGCGAAAGTTTTTAGAAAAGCGAGTTGAAATAAGTGAAGGCCTTGTAGGACGTTGTGCCCAAGAGTCGGAAACAATTTACTTAACGGAAATACCAGAGGGTTACATAACTATTGCTTCTGGATTGGGAGAGAAATCACCAACCTGCCTCCTTTTAGTGCCTCTAACGTTGAATGATGATGTCTTTGGTGTAATTGAAATAGCCTCACTGGAGATAATAGAAGATTACGTTGTTGAGTTTATTGAAAAAATTGGTGAAACTATTGCAGCCACCCTTTCGAATGTTAAGATAAACATTAGAACAGTGGAACTGCTCGAGGCCTCACGGCAACAATCGGAGGAGCTGGCGTCTCAAGAAGAGGAGATGCGACAAAACATGGAAGAGTTACAAGCAACCCAGGAGGAAGCTGCAAGAAAAACAGGTGAAATGGAGTCGCTAATCAATGCGCTCAATGCATCCAGTTACGTAGTTGAATATAGCCTCGATGGCAGAATAACTAGCGTAAATGACGCCTTTGTTGCCGTGCTCAATAAACCCAGAGAAGCTGTCATTGGAGAGCATCACTCGGCTAATATTGTTCTTGATGCAAAACAGAAAAAAGAATACGACAAATTCTGGAATGATTTACGCCGAGGGGTTATAAAGAAGGAAACTACAAAGCTGAAAGTTAACAATGAAACGTATACCTTTTTGGAGACCTACACTCCAATATATGATGAGAATCGAAAGATCTACAAAATACTTAAGATAGCTCATAACATAACGGATTTTACTCATAAATAA
- the fabG gene encoding 3-oxoacyl-[acyl-carrier-protein] reductase, whose translation MKLLNGKTALITGGARGIGKAISLKFAEQGANIAFTDLVEDENFQNTEKELRAFGVKVKGFVSDASKFEDSQKLVDGVVKEFGSIEILVNNAGITRDTLLLRMTEEQWDLVINVNLKSVFNLTKAVQGIMLKKKNGSIINMSSVVGLSGNAGQANYSASKAGIIGFTKSIAKELGSRNIRCNAIAPGFIITEMTHKLPEDVRNEWVSKIPLRRGGTPEDVANVCVFLGSELSSYVTGQVIPVCGGMQD comes from the coding sequence ATGAAACTACTTAATGGTAAAACTGCCCTAATTACGGGCGGTGCAAGAGGAATTGGAAAAGCAATTTCACTGAAATTTGCAGAACAAGGTGCTAATATTGCCTTCACCGACCTTGTAGAAGATGAAAACTTTCAAAACACGGAAAAGGAATTACGAGCCTTTGGAGTAAAAGTTAAGGGTTTCGTATCCGATGCTTCTAAGTTTGAAGATTCCCAAAAGCTAGTGGATGGTGTGGTTAAGGAATTTGGCTCAATAGAGATACTTGTAAATAATGCAGGTATTACTAGAGACACATTACTGCTTCGAATGACTGAAGAGCAATGGGATTTGGTAATAAATGTGAATCTTAAGTCTGTATTCAACCTAACTAAGGCTGTGCAGGGCATCATGCTGAAGAAAAAAAATGGATCGATTATCAATATGAGTTCGGTCGTTGGTTTATCTGGGAATGCCGGTCAAGCAAACTATTCTGCTTCCAAAGCAGGTATTATTGGCTTTACAAAGTCAATCGCCAAAGAATTAGGCTCCAGAAATATACGTTGTAATGCAATTGCTCCTGGCTTTATCATAACTGAAATGACTCATAAATTGCCAGAAGATGTTCGAAATGAGTGGGTTAGTAAGATTCCTTTGAGGAGAGGAGGAACTCCTGAAGATGTTGCTAATGTTTGCGTTTTCCTTGGATCGGAATTGTCTAGTTACGTTACAGGACAAGTTATTCCTGTTTGCGGCGGCATGCAAGATTAA
- a CDS encoding DUF6588 family protein: MKKKTFLLRLGLIGLIAYTPMSLVAQQDVTAFLRVSQQDATKLSEAYLRPFGKGLGWGLSGSWYNSGKPHKLGGFDLTFSLNTVIVPSSDKSFDVNSLGLNNVSLVTGQNSSSPTVSGGGSGPKVKYNGTVDVGGVPVNQSVQFTLPSGGNLSAIPVPILQAGVGLPFHTEIVGRFVPKTDIPDVGNVSLWGIGIKNEFKELIPGISLLPFSLSAMVGYTSFNSDIDISYKPEASAPSASYYNDQMLNIKSSAIATRLIISKSIPVLTVYAGLGYNITKTTMDLKGNFPVGLEQQGGNVVVSGNQNWTDPFSLSFKNNGVSANAGIRIKLAIIAFHIDYTLSKYSTVNAGIGINFR; the protein is encoded by the coding sequence ATGAAAAAGAAAACCTTCTTACTTCGATTAGGGCTGATTGGCTTGATCGCCTATACACCAATGAGCTTGGTAGCCCAACAGGATGTTACTGCTTTTTTAAGAGTGAGCCAACAGGATGCAACCAAGCTATCTGAAGCTTATTTAAGGCCGTTTGGCAAGGGATTGGGATGGGGGTTGAGTGGTAGTTGGTATAATAGCGGCAAGCCTCATAAATTGGGTGGTTTTGACCTTACATTCTCTCTTAATACTGTTATTGTTCCTTCATCGGATAAGAGTTTTGACGTAAATAGTTTAGGACTAAATAATGTTTCTCTTGTAACTGGTCAGAATTCCTCTTCTCCAACTGTATCGGGTGGTGGAAGTGGACCCAAAGTGAAGTATAATGGAACGGTTGATGTTGGAGGAGTTCCTGTTAACCAGAGTGTTCAGTTTACCTTACCTAGTGGTGGGAATTTAAGCGCAATACCGGTTCCCATACTCCAAGCTGGTGTTGGACTACCTTTTCATACCGAAATTGTGGGGCGCTTTGTTCCTAAAACTGATATTCCCGATGTTGGCAACGTGAGCTTGTGGGGTATTGGTATTAAAAACGAATTTAAAGAGCTTATACCGGGCATAAGCCTGCTTCCATTTAGCCTTTCGGCCATGGTTGGGTATACAAGCTTTAATTCGGATATAGATATATCATATAAGCCAGAGGCTTCGGCACCAAGTGCATCCTACTACAATGATCAAATGCTTAATATTAAATCTTCGGCTATTGCCACTCGATTAATTATTTCAAAATCGATACCTGTTCTTACAGTTTATGCTGGCTTGGGATATAATATCACCAAAACTACAATGGATTTAAAAGGTAATTTCCCGGTAGGATTGGAGCAACAAGGCGGGAATGTTGTGGTATCTGGAAATCAAAATTGGACTGATCCATTTAGCCTTTCCTTTAAGAATAATGGAGTTTCTGCTAATGCAGGGATTCGTATAAAACTTGCAATTATTGCCTTCCATATTGATTATACCTTGTCCAAATACTCAACGGTTAATGCGGGTATTGGTATAAATTTTAGATAG
- a CDS encoding DUF6340 family protein, translated as MIRNRIIILLGLASILSGCSYQTYISIETLEPPMSYYLNPTNPITVNYNYSPSNRLPKILGNRNDIDSLASDFAASAITSSIKQNSLYPQTNVVITQLQVDDSRADKNFVLSESELFKVVQKTKGEVILSLDYFSLSPEITAFPSSAGGYASILEVDAVGAWRAYSTESKQVVGEYFFKQVYNWDGSGGSKQLAINSLPNLNEVASWVGSECGTTSAKAFAPFWNTVYRSIFVGVDAKWVQAKNYAKIGDWENAVKIWSWQVGGSKTPKLKWQAAYNLAVASEVQNDLMLAISWLDVADSLIPSTSEVSKYREIIQLRLKSQKLLESFK; from the coding sequence ATGATACGTAATCGCATTATAATACTACTGGGATTAGCATCCATATTAAGTGGCTGCAGCTATCAAACCTATATTTCTATTGAGACATTAGAGCCCCCTATGTCTTACTATTTAAATCCCACTAACCCCATTACTGTAAACTACAATTACTCGCCAAGTAATCGCTTGCCGAAAATTCTTGGAAATAGGAATGATATCGATAGCCTTGCCTCAGACTTTGCTGCTTCTGCAATTACCTCGTCTATAAAGCAAAATTCATTGTATCCTCAAACGAATGTGGTTATAACTCAATTACAAGTCGATGATAGTCGAGCTGATAAGAATTTCGTTCTCTCAGAAAGTGAATTATTTAAGGTAGTCCAAAAAACAAAGGGAGAGGTGATTCTTTCGTTGGATTACTTCTCGCTTAGTCCTGAAATTACAGCGTTCCCTTCATCTGCAGGTGGTTATGCCTCCATTCTTGAGGTGGATGCAGTAGGAGCGTGGCGTGCATACTCAACCGAATCGAAGCAAGTTGTTGGGGAATATTTTTTTAAACAAGTTTATAATTGGGATGGAAGCGGTGGATCTAAACAACTTGCTATAAATAGCCTTCCAAACTTAAATGAAGTTGCCTCATGGGTCGGATCGGAATGTGGAACTACTAGTGCAAAAGCTTTCGCCCCTTTTTGGAATACGGTATATAGGAGCATTTTTGTCGGAGTTGATGCCAAGTGGGTTCAAGCCAAGAATTATGCTAAGATTGGCGATTGGGAAAATGCCGTTAAGATATGGAGTTGGCAGGTAGGTGGAAGTAAAACTCCTAAACTCAAATGGCAAGCGGCATATAATCTGGCTGTTGCCAGCGAAGTCCAGAACGACTTAATGCTCGCAATAAGTTGGCTCGATGTAGCCGATTCATTAATTCCTAGCACTTCAGAAGTGTCTAAATACCGCGAAATTATTCAACTGAGGTTGAAGTCACAGAAATTATTAGAATCCTTTAAGTAA
- the rimO gene encoding 30S ribosomal protein S12 methylthiotransferase RimO — protein MGSKSKTVNVVTLGCSKNIVDSEQVMRQLTSSGFSVVHNSDDLSKSNIVLINTCGFIGDAKEESIEMILKFAEAKKSGQIDKIFVFGCLSQRYREELSAEMPEIDGFFGVNELKTVVKVIGAEYRQQLLNERELTTPDHYAYLKISEGCSWGCSYCAIPLIRGKHVSRRMEDLVVEAQLLAKKGVRELIVIAQDSTYYGQDIYGKRRISELLTELSSIDGIEWIRLHYAFPSQFPEELIETIANNPKICNYLDIPFQHISDTVLLNMRRGISMEETYTLIEKLRKGIPNLALRTTLLVGHPGEGIDEFDELCRFVTKVKFDRLGVFPYSEEEGTYGAKSFQDTIPLEEKLRRAGEIMKLQQNIAEELNRQKIGSVIRVIIDQEEADFYIGRTEHDSPEVDGEVMVKKGDFSLICGEFYNVKIMDSIDYDLIGDVIL, from the coding sequence ATGGGAAGTAAGAGTAAAACTGTAAATGTAGTTACACTAGGGTGTTCTAAAAATATTGTTGATTCAGAGCAGGTTATGCGCCAGCTTACTAGTTCTGGTTTTTCGGTTGTTCATAATTCTGATGATCTTTCTAAATCGAATATTGTTCTTATAAATACCTGTGGTTTTATTGGCGATGCCAAGGAAGAATCAATTGAAATGATCCTGAAGTTTGCTGAGGCAAAGAAAAGTGGTCAAATCGATAAAATTTTTGTTTTTGGTTGCCTTTCCCAGCGCTACAGAGAGGAACTCTCAGCAGAGATGCCCGAGATTGACGGTTTCTTTGGTGTAAACGAACTGAAAACGGTAGTAAAGGTAATCGGTGCCGAGTATAGGCAGCAACTGCTAAATGAGCGGGAATTAACAACACCAGATCATTATGCCTACCTTAAAATATCTGAGGGCTGTTCATGGGGCTGTTCTTACTGCGCCATTCCCCTGATTCGAGGGAAGCATGTTTCCCGTCGCATGGAAGATTTGGTGGTAGAGGCCCAACTATTGGCAAAAAAGGGGGTGAGAGAGTTGATTGTTATTGCCCAGGATTCGACATACTACGGACAAGATATTTACGGCAAAAGAAGAATTTCTGAATTGCTCACCGAACTCTCATCGATTGATGGAATTGAATGGATACGGCTTCACTATGCATTCCCATCTCAGTTTCCAGAAGAGTTAATTGAAACTATTGCAAATAACCCTAAGATTTGTAATTATTTGGATATTCCCTTTCAACATATTAGCGATACAGTGCTGCTAAATATGAGACGTGGAATTTCTATGGAAGAGACCTATACGCTTATCGAAAAATTGCGAAAGGGTATTCCAAATTTAGCGCTTAGAACCACACTTCTGGTTGGTCATCCGGGTGAGGGGATCGATGAGTTTGACGAGTTATGTCGTTTTGTGACTAAAGTGAAATTTGACCGTCTCGGCGTTTTTCCTTACTCAGAAGAGGAGGGAACTTATGGTGCAAAAAGTTTTCAAGACACTATTCCGTTGGAAGAGAAGCTTCGTAGAGCAGGGGAAATAATGAAATTGCAGCAAAACATTGCAGAGGAACTTAATCGCCAAAAAATAGGGTCAGTAATTCGAGTGATTATTGACCAAGAAGAAGCTGATTTCTATATTGGCCGGACCGAGCATGATTCACCGGAAGTGGATGGTGAGGTAATGGTTAAAAAAGGTGATTTTAGTTTGATTTGTGGTGAGTTCTATAACGTAAAGATTATGGATTCAATCGATTATGATTTAATAGGAGATGTTATTCTCTAG
- the ftsY gene encoding signal recognition particle-docking protein FtsY — MGFFDIFSGKSESLDKGLEKTKESVLLKLSRVVAGRSKVDDDVLDDLEEMLVTSDVGVETTLKIIGRIQDRVAKEKYLNTAELNGILREEISFLLEESHANNDYTEANSLGEPYVIMVVGVNGVGKTTTIGKLANMFAKAGKKVIIGAGDTFRAAAVDQLVVWAERANVEIVKQQMGSDPASVAFDTLASAKTKNADIVIIDTAGRLHNKIALMNELTKIKTVMKKVIPTAPHEVLLVLDGSTGQNAFEQAKQFTLATEVTALAITKLDGTAKGGVVIGISDQFKIPVRYIGLGEGIDDLQLFDRKAFVDTLFK; from the coding sequence ATGGGTTTTTTTGATATTTTCTCGGGAAAATCGGAGTCATTAGACAAAGGACTCGAAAAAACGAAGGAGAGTGTTCTTCTGAAACTTTCTCGTGTTGTTGCTGGTCGGTCTAAGGTTGATGACGATGTGCTCGATGACCTAGAGGAGATGTTGGTTACCTCTGATGTAGGGGTGGAGACCACGCTAAAAATTATTGGTCGGATCCAAGATAGAGTAGCAAAAGAGAAATACCTTAATACTGCTGAACTCAACGGTATCCTGCGTGAGGAGATATCCTTCTTACTTGAGGAGAGCCATGCGAATAATGACTATACGGAAGCGAATTCGCTTGGTGAGCCTTATGTTATTATGGTTGTTGGGGTAAATGGAGTGGGAAAAACTACAACCATAGGGAAACTCGCAAACATGTTTGCCAAGGCTGGAAAAAAGGTCATAATTGGTGCCGGAGATACCTTTAGGGCTGCTGCTGTGGACCAACTTGTTGTCTGGGCCGAAAGAGCGAATGTGGAAATTGTGAAGCAGCAAATGGGCTCTGATCCCGCCTCGGTTGCTTTTGATACCTTGGCTTCTGCAAAGACAAAAAATGCGGATATCGTTATTATTGATACCGCAGGGCGACTCCACAATAAGATTGCCTTGATGAACGAGCTTACCAAGATCAAAACCGTGATGAAGAAAGTGATCCCAACTGCGCCTCATGAGGTTTTGCTCGTTCTTGATGGATCTACTGGGCAGAATGCTTTTGAACAGGCCAAACAATTCACCTTAGCCACGGAGGTTACGGCATTAGCCATTACAAAACTCGACGGAACCGCAAAAGGTGGAGTAGTAATTGGTATCTCAGACCAATTCAAGATTCCGGTAAGGTATATTGGACTTGGTGAAGGAATTGATGATTTGCAGTTATTTGATAGAAAGGCTTTTGTCGATACACTTTTCAAGTAA
- the rpmB gene encoding 50S ribosomal protein L28 translates to MSKICQITGRIPRVGNNVSHSNVKTKRMFNPNLQKKKFFLEEENRWVVLKVSAAGMRTINKLGLKEAIKRAQSIGLICEY, encoded by the coding sequence ATGTCAAAGATTTGTCAGATCACAGGTAGGATACCTAGAGTTGGAAACAATGTTTCTCACTCAAATGTTAAGACTAAGAGGATGTTTAATCCTAATCTCCAGAAGAAGAAATTCTTCCTTGAGGAGGAAAACCGCTGGGTAGTTCTTAAAGTTTCGGCTGCCGGAATGAGAACTATCAACAAGCTTGGGTTGAAAGAAGCTATTAAAAGAGCTCAAAGCATCGGTTTAATTTGCGAATACTAA
- a CDS encoding DUF4295 domain-containing protein, producing MAKKVVASLQKGAGKNYTKCLKLVKSEKTDAYVFKEEMILNAEVKDFFSKK from the coding sequence ATGGCAAAGAAAGTAGTAGCATCGTTGCAAAAAGGCGCTGGTAAAAACTATACCAAATGCCTTAAACTGGTAAAGTCTGAGAAGACTGACGCCTACGTTTTTAAAGAAGAAATGATCCTAAATGCTGAAGTGAAAGACTTCTTCAGCAAGAAATAA